The Flavobacterium psychrophilum genome includes a region encoding these proteins:
- a CDS encoding decarboxylase yields the protein MNTKYFDLINQTFYFPQEEFTLNKDNLQFHNIDLMKLVEQYGTPLKFTYLPQISNNIRKAKGWFRNAMEKTKYDGKYYYCYCTKSSHFEYIMNEAFKNNIHIETSAAFDVNIVENLLANGKINKNTYVICNGFKRAQYIENIARLINGGHNRTIPIIDNYEELDLLQEQINGKFKIGIRIAAEEEPKFEFYTSRLGIGYKNILPFYRKQIHENKKVELKMLHFFINTGIRDTSYYWNELVKCLKVYVNLKKECPSLDSLNIGGGFPIKNSLAFEYDYQYMIDEILNQIKIACDDADVPVPNIFTEFGSFTVGESGGAIYQVLYQKQQNDREKWNMIDSSFITTLPDTWAINKRFIMLAVNRWNDQYERVLLGGLTCDSDDYYNSEQNMNAIYLPKYNKEKPLYIGFFNTGAYQETIGGFGGLHHCLIPQPKHILIDRDENGILATEIFSEQQQAEEVLDILGYNREKK from the coding sequence ATGAACACAAAATATTTCGACCTTATAAACCAGACTTTTTACTTTCCTCAGGAAGAATTCACTCTTAACAAAGACAACCTTCAGTTTCACAACATAGACCTGATGAAACTTGTCGAGCAATATGGTACTCCTTTAAAGTTTACTTACCTGCCTCAAATTTCCAATAATATCCGTAAAGCCAAAGGCTGGTTCAGGAATGCAATGGAAAAGACCAAGTACGACGGTAAATATTATTACTGCTATTGCACGAAGAGCTCTCACTTTGAATATATCATGAATGAGGCTTTTAAAAACAATATACATATTGAAACTTCTGCCGCTTTTGACGTTAACATCGTTGAAAATCTTTTAGCTAACGGCAAAATAAATAAGAACACTTATGTAATATGCAACGGCTTTAAAAGAGCCCAGTATATAGAAAACATAGCAAGGCTTATCAATGGAGGTCATAACAGGACTATTCCTATTATTGACAACTACGAAGAGCTGGACCTGCTTCAGGAGCAGATAAACGGTAAGTTTAAAATCGGTATTCGTATTGCTGCCGAAGAAGAACCTAAATTTGAGTTTTATACATCTCGTTTGGGTATCGGTTATAAAAACATTCTTCCTTTTTACAGAAAACAAATTCACGAGAATAAAAAAGTAGAGCTAAAAATGCTTCACTTCTTTATTAATACCGGTATACGTGATACATCATATTACTGGAATGAGCTTGTAAAATGTTTAAAGGTATATGTTAACCTTAAAAAAGAATGCCCTTCCCTGGACAGCCTTAATATTGGTGGTGGATTCCCTATCAAAAATTCACTGGCTTTTGAATACGATTATCAATACATGATCGATGAGATCCTTAATCAGATCAAGATTGCATGTGATGACGCTGATGTACCGGTGCCGAATATATTCACAGAGTTTGGATCGTTTACAGTAGGTGAAAGCGGTGGTGCAATCTACCAGGTCCTTTACCAAAAACAACAGAATGACAGAGAAAAATGGAATATGATCGACTCATCTTTCATTACAACACTACCTGACACCTGGGCTATCAACAAGCGTTTCATCATGCTTGCTGTTAACCGTTGGAACGATCAGTACGAAAGAGTACTACTTGGAGGCCTTACCTGCGACAGCGATGATTACTATAACTCGGAGCAAAACATGAACGCCATATACCTGCCTAAGTACAATAAAGAAAAACCTTTGTATATTGGTTTCTTCAACACAGGTGCTTATCAGGAAACTATTGGTGGTTTCGGAGGTCTTCACCACTGCCTTATCCCCCAGCCGAAACACATTTTGATAGACAGGGATGAAAATGGTATATTAGCAACCGAAATATTTTCAGAACAACAACAGGCTGAAGAAGTACTTGATATCTTAGGATACAACAGAGAAAAGAAATAA